The window TTATGAGCTAAACGAACTTCTTTTAACAAATGATCAGGATTATTCCACAATTTCCCATAGATTTTCTATGcgatttaggtctggcgattgtAGTGGTCacttaaaaacatcaatttcttGCTTAGTAAACCActcttttacaattttagcGGTGTGTTTTGGGTCGTTGTCATGTTGGAATGTAAACTTTAGGGACATTTCCCATTCCGCATAAGGCAGCATTATGTTTTCCAATATCCCATCATATTCGAAACTGCACATTAGTGCCCTAATTCTGTAAATAGAACCTATTCCCTAAGGCGAAAAGAGCGAAAAGCACCATAATACTACCAACATCGTGTACTACAGTCGTAGCAACGTACTTTGGGTCAATCCTTTTTTCTGCAGGATATCTTGAAAATTGtcttttgtcatttaaaaatataagaaatttagaataaaaaagtaGGTTTTTCCAATCGTGGGTGCTCCAGTTTTGATGAAACCTAGCAAATAACATTCTTGCGTTCCTATTTTTCCTAGATAAGAAGGGTTTTTTGGCTGGTTTTCTCGCTGGTATACGAAATCCATTAAGCGACATTGAATCGTCCTGGAAGACACATTTACGGCACCAGCTGCGGCTAAAATCTAAGTCGAAGACATTCTTGGATCATTTACTGAGTCTGTCCAAGTTTTTCGTGATTCCTCTTTAACCCTACCTCGGATTcggtaatttttaatagtttctgATACAATGGTTTTTCGAACTTCAAATGTAGTTGATATCCATACTTGCGTTGTCCCAGATAAATAggcatcaataattttttgttttagttttcaatttgtttttgtttttgctcTCATTTTATCGCGGTTGCTTTTACGATATTTTTTATCCCGCCTTTAAAGCACAATAAAAACTGTACAGTAAACAAACGACACTCTTGCCTGacaaacaaacatatttttataaaacattttgtagGGAATTCAACATAAACAAtgtatgcaaatattttaaaagttgctttaatttTGTCAAGTAATGTACTTagcatcgttttttttttagagaatttataAGGTTTATGTACATTGGCTACATACTAAGTCAATTGCACGCATATTGGTTACATGTTAAGTCAAAAATTCAGGGTAAAAGCACACTGAGTGCATGCTCTGTCAATATTTTATAGGTTTAGGCACATTGGCTACTTGGCTGCATGGCTACTGCAAGTCAATTATTTAAAGAAGCACACTgattacatgctttgtcaatattttaaaggtttAGGTATATTGGGTACATGCtaaatcaatttttcagggTAGAATTACAATGCTTACtagcttggtcaatattttaagGAGCTTAAGTGCATTTTCTATATGTCAGTTACGTAAGTCGAGGGAAGTTACGTCAAGTTATAGTTTGAACGCCTTAAATTTAGGTTATAATTTCAATTCTAATATAAAGAGAAAGCAATTTCAAGAAGAaagtttctatataaaaatttattaggatTTTCTATACGATAAAATATATCCTATAGAAAATggtatgattttaataaattcaaatttcttttttttaataaatttatttttagaatgatGTTTCACTATCAGGGTCTTGTTTAAAGTGCAACTTTAATCAGTAAATCTGCTTATCAGagagagaaattttaataaagagttaatttaacgaataaatttcctatagaatatgtataatatgtacTTCAAAGCCCTACCCATGTGTTGTAGGTAACTTGCAACTATAAGCAACCTGGATAAAGCAATTTAAAGAAGTTTCTAAACTAGTTAATGCTCAGGAATGCTGCTTTTTATGTACAGCTATCTAATGTTACGTAGTCcaaaataatgctaaatttgtggccaaaattcaaaaaaatacattcactttATCACCCTGAATCTTGGTTGCCTTTGACTTTCTGACTAAGAAAATTTTACTTAAcctcattctttttttttagaaggaatctgctgttaaatatttatgattatCTATGAGACACCCtacataaataaatgaaaataattaggGTATTTAGACTAGATAATAAGAGAGAATACTtctataacttatttattttcataaaaaaattattgtttatacaTATAAAGTCAATTTTGTAGTCCCTCCCGACATTCTGGACTATGCTACCAGTACAGATATGGTGGCCAGAGAGGGAACAAATGTTACGATTCAATGTACGGCCACTGGATCTCCTATGCCAATAATTTCCTGGAGAAGAGAAGGTGGGGAACCAATAACATTAAGTAATGGAAAAGAAGGTAAtgataaattttagttattggagttttaaaaaaaatattttttttttagtattaaattgGGAAGGACCAAtgttaaatattacaaaagtgAATAGGCTACATATGGGTGCTTATTTGTGCATTGCCTCAAACGGTGTACCACCATCTATCAGTAAAAGGATTATGCTTGTTGTGCATTGTAAGaatattcctaaataaaaataattgaaacggttttaattttatttttatgttagtcAAATGGGAATAGCGTAGCATAGAATGCTTTATTTACTACTGTACTAccaagtaataataattaatatgtttttttttacatagttCCCCCAATGATATGGATACAAAATCAGTTGGTTGGTGGAAGGGAAGGAgagaaaattatattagaatGTCATTCCGAAGCTTAtccaaaatcaataaattattggaCGAATGTTGATGGTAAAATAATTACACAAGGTAAATCCATAGTTAATACAAATAATTCTTCTAAAGTTtactatatacatattttaaacttaatttttttcaatactaaatacttaatacgaatactcaaatatttatttccatagacTCATAGAAATAAGTACcggataatgtcaaaaaataaaactataagacCTAAACATACAACTTTTCAAAGcccttaagaaaaaacaataaaaaatctacaattaactaAAGACTAAGAATATAAGAAAACCACAGCTTTTAAGAAACAAACAAATACGAATTCTGGGAGTAAAGATGAGACgctacaatttaaatattctgttaccgtataaaaggattttttaattaaaattcttttcaatgaagctttgaaattattaaccttcttaattttttttatttcaatagaaagattcttgtataatttaattggtaaaactactgagctatttgccactttggttaatttatgtttgggtACATCCAAATTCAAGTTAACCCTTCATAGGAGTTCATAGTGGGTATCTCTAGACAAAGAATAGTCAGACAGGTTAcgctttttgaaaattgatcTGATACTGAATGATtgctaaaattatattttatatgagttcatttatttacttgtaatattacattaaaaaaatgcaaaaatcagTTCATTTACCCTGATTTTAAAGATTCATGTAAACGATGGTTATCCATTAGAGTGAAGGACGTTATTCCTAGCAGTAGGTCGATAAAGTTAAAAGTTCAGTATGTTCCTGGTATATTATGAAAacgtttcatttaaaaactccCAAGATATCATACCATATACATAAAAGAATCATCACATCATAtcatatataagaaaaaaagctgctttaaataaaattattaagctctaaagaatatttaaaaaatattttgttttctttattaattttaaaacattttggtcATTCTAGCAAAGTGTTTTAAAgactgaaatttaattttaactcgattttaaaaaaatgctaattaatttttatgtaaagataatttttttgaaaataaattgttaatttttttaaatttcatttagaGTTTTAAGAAATCTTCTGAAATAACATGTATTGgcaaatatgaaaattttgtgtTAAGAGTATAGCGTGTTCAAATTAGCCAGAAAAAAGTCTAGCCTGGAAAAAGATTGTGACATGCTAATTTTTGCAAGGATGCGTGGAACAATATTTACGTATTAATATATCAGAAGTCTCACGAGCTACCACAATGgtaaactaaagaaattaaagcaACAGCTGGtttgatttatataaaatgaTTTACAAATTTATCACTGCTAAGGTGGATATGTATACTAGTCACTACTATAATGGAGGACTTTACTGTGTTAAATCAGTTTCTTTAGAGCAGCTCTTAGAATCACATTACTAAAGAAAACAACGAGATGAAGCAGATTTGCTAACAACATGCGTtccaatataaaattttatgtcaATTTTCACAAGAGTAATCGCTTAAGCTgatattaattttcatttggCAAAAGGAAGTGgagaaaaaataatgaaagtaaatttgacaaaaaattgctgaagtaaaaaaagagtaaaaaaattttcccagATGACCAATAATGTCCACCAACAATATTTTAGCGTCTCTCCTATATGcagtttttttagtaaattatttatttaaagacgTGGAAGGGgatacaaaaaattactatcAATTTGAATTGTCATcgtatcttttaacgcttttgACAGATGGTACTTTGAGACAGACAtacaaaagtattttatttaaaaaatttgatgcGCTTAAAACACCTTCTTAGCTTATACAAGGTGTCCTAGATAAAATGATATACCCGGGGATTTCGTAAACGGTAAGAGATATAGTTCCGATTAAACTGGGGAAAAAGTTATGCTGTTCCAAGCCCAATCAGATGCGATATTAAGATCCACGATATCTACAGGGGTTTTCAAAATGCcgggctaaatctaaaaattaggtttttagaAAACCTGCAATATCGTCGCCGTTTTAAATCCgattgtttaaaatttggtagTTTTGGGTTATTTAATATGACCAATCGATTGAcgttaatgatatttttctaggcattttagattttttgcaacTATAGTCAACTTTGTTATTTCTTATGGACTCCATATTGGATTCATACGTTATTTATACGTCATAATCATAGTACAGTCACAGATTTAAAGGATACCAGATGCGAAAGATCGCGGATATAAGCTCCCGATATTCGATGCCCTTGAAAAGGATGGTTTGGACTGGCCGCACCaatgcatttttaagttttttttttgtagggataGATGTTCTGCACTATAATTTCGCTGGGATATTataatgcatttataatgtaaaaatagaaataggcttaaataaaacagaatgtaAGGGTTCTTGAGTacatttttattccatttaacagatttaaggatcttatttaataaaacattaaagatgaaacaaaatttttaattttcttttagttttatctgaTTTTTTGGCAGATGATAAATCTCTGTCGGcgaattttaaagtataaaatattttaaatcgtataaataattttattaaatactggaAAGAAAAGTTATCACATGGGTGagtaaaattaatgcttttcattatctcgaaatatttttgtgaaattccTTCTTTATTGCAAATTGTTTCAAATAATGtaacaaaaacattttccaaCTTATATATTAGGCATATAAATTGTTCATTTGGCGACTTCAGACCCCTTTCAATGTTTTCGATAACACTGTCACTGTCATTATGGTACTGTTTAAGTCTAGTAAATAAGTTGTTGTCTAAAACATTACCATCACtggcaaattttaaacaaatatcacatttatgaatttttagagTTCTATTAATTAAGTACCCACAGacgtaaataaatgcattttgcGTTGGCAAGTTTTCCTTTTTGTAATCATAATCTTGCAGGgtaattgctttaattttttgctctgaaataatttttttttgcaaagtcGTACGTTTAGTATTATTCAAATGCTCTAAGAGAATTCCTAAGTGGTCAGCACAATTCATGTGATTTGAATGCAAAAAAGttagacaaaaaagttttttgaaagcCCTTTCAAATTCTATTGGAGTTGGATTTATGGAATTGCCTTGTTGTTGTCTAGTACTgccaaaaaattttctaaacaaTCCTGGTTGATTCTTCTCAATTTAATATAGCTAAAGCCCAAACTAGAAAGTTGCTGCCAAAGTGCTAGTACAGcctttattattatcatataaCAAGTACGAAATTTACACACTTATACCCCCcgatttcaacaaaaataatactaagaaaatattttaaaaaaatataaatatattatttcaatttaattattgatcATAAACACGCGTACTACGCAAAGAAAATTAGAAGCACGCGCCGCGAAGACTTGCAGCAAATTAAACCCCTTGCCACCGTACTAGGCTGGTGATGGAAATCCATCACCCAGGAGGCGTGTCTGAAGTCTGGCGCTCGCACGCGTATTTTCGATCAGTTTTGCATCTGTATTCTGTAAACCTGTGGTACAGTATGAGAACTTAAAGCAATTTAAGAAGTGCTACGACAAATTGTCAAAAATGCTTGTTTATCAATGATTGAGAGATGTACATTGTGTATAAAAATGGAGgtatttttaaacactttattagaaaatgttattttagttaattattgactgttatttgtttaatttcatttatcgTTATTAGTTATTGTTTCACATTAATGAAATgactttcttttttaaatttaaaaaaacgaaataattgAATAGCAGCCTTTATTTTCACGGccaactaattaaaaaaaatgttttttttttttttaataaatttacgttTTCCGCCATATCACGATAGGGTTGTTATACATGGTTGAAAAGGTCTATTTACGTGCTATTTAATGACGGATAAATTTAATATGGCGTCCATAAGAAATAACAAAGTTGACTATGgttgcaaaaaatctaaaatgccttGAAAAATAGCGTCAACGTCAACCCATTGGTCATAGTAGATAActcaaaattacttaattttattaaaatcggacTCAAGATGGCGACAATATTgcagattttctaaaaaaaattaaaaataattataaaatatttttgctatatttaaactaaaagttttttaaaaggatatatttataatattgggTATTTTATTTAGGACTAACTTTCTTCATGTTCTAAATGTGTACTAAAGGTACCTATAATATTGCTTGTACATTCACGccttttttgaaattcctgaaCAAAAACTAACAAGGAACTTTgccttttatatttattcttctTAATAGCAGACGtacataaacaatttttttctgattttttgataatttcacATTTATGACCTTTAATAGCTTTAGACTATGAAAGTGACAaccttaaattttttccttatttgcATGAAACTATAGCTATTTAAACTTTAGACCCTTATGACCTAAAATTCAACTTTACGCTTATTTCTTTGTTGTTACAGGTTCGAAATTTGAGCCGGTTATTGTAGATAACATGTATAAAGTTTACATGAAACTTaccataaaaaatgtaagtcacAGTGATTTTGGAACGTATAAATGTTTAGCGAAAAACTCGTTGGGGGATACCGACGGCGCAATTAAATTATACTGTATGTTATTTTTGTCGGTAATAATTTTCGCGGCAATTAAACTATGATTATTTCTAGATTTACCAACACCTTCTACGGTAAATCCAGTAACTTTTAAGACTGAAAGGACCACTCCTAGAGCAATACGTAAGTACTTTACTATATGTTTTATGATATGCATTACTTAACcgtgtattatttatttatggatttaaacaaactaaatactataaattttaataagaaaaaattaattttagttttatatttcgattcttttagtttttccaaaattgTGTGATTCACACGTATTTCCCGAATTTGCCACTTATTAGTacgcttttttttattacaaaaattatattattatcaatttttagttCCTTCGTTAAGTATTCATTTAAGTTCAGTCACAAAATACCGTCatgaaaattttaggaaaacttAAGTCAAAAGCAATTGGTCGTGATAATTTAACCTTGGAGCTTATATTGCTCTGTTGTCCATTTATAATACCACATATTACTCATTTGATAAATTCATGCATaacatcaaatatatttccgACCAGTTGGAAACTAGCTAATATACTTCCattgcccaaaataaaaaatccaaaagaatTTAGCGACTTACGTTCAATTTCGATTGCGCCTATATTATCGAGGGTTCTAGAGAGATGTCTTGAGCAGCAAATTacgttgtttttaaaaaacaattctatCCTTGAAGCAGTCTGGATTCGGTTCTAATCACAGCTGTGCGACCGCTCTATGCGATGTGACGGATAATATTATTCGATCTTTAGATGAAAACGAATCCGTTGAACGGGTGATGCTAGATTGTAGCAAAGCTTCGATATGCTTAACCACGAGCTTTTATTATCAATACTTGGCTTTGTAGGATTTTCTAATGCTGCAATGAAACTCGTGGAAAGCTTTATTACACATCGAAAGCAAAGAGTTTgtttaaatgacaatttttcgGAAGGCATGGCTGTAGTTatgggagttcctcagggcaGTGTTCTTGGTCCTCTTCTTCTTTTGACTTCTTTTGACTTATACGTAcgttttgtttaaatgtttaaagtatACATCATAGTTATGATCAGTATGATATGCATATAATATATCAGTATTATGATACTCAGTTGATGTTGTCTTTTGATTCGTCAAACCCGGACAATGCTAGTGACTGTTTAAATGAAGACTTGTCAagtctatataatttatctgtAAAACAAGGTTTACAGTTAAACCCTAAGAAATCTGTTGCGATGTTGTTTACCAAACAAAATTGCAcctattgaaaaatttaaagatacaaattaataacgagcCTATCGTATTTcaagatatttgcaaaaatctcGGTTTGTACATTGATGTAGGATTAAGATTTTCATATCATGTGACATCAAAATTGCAGAAAGCCTATTTAATGTTGAAAACTTTATATCCGCAGCGCCATGAGTTAAATGTGGATACTAAGCGAATGCTGTGCGACTCTCTCATTCTTTCtcattttaacttttgtgataCTATGTATGACCCTTGTTTAGACAACTGTTGtagaaatacttttatttaagtttttttttaattatatttatttcataacaatttaaaataatgtaatatagaATAGACTCTACTTTACGGGCAGTCAGAGAAAATATTACCATCAGGGTTGCCAGGTGTGGCGCATTTGCGCCAAagtggcgcttttaaatttcaaatggcATGGCGGGTAAAATTTTGGGACATGCGCCGGGCGCCTAAAGTGGcgcttttgtattttgtatcgTGCACCTTGATTGTAAACTAgtcaaaagaaaagaaaagaagcATTGGTTTTGGTTggttcttaatattattaatttcataaacAAATCCAACTACCAAAAGGGATCGTCTGCCATTCGCCTTTGCATGAGCGTGAGCGTAAACTGGACTTTAGCACTACAGATGCTTATGACAACTTTGCTCGTCAACCGTCAAACCCTGACAGTTGTCATGTTGACATGGCGGCAACATTATTGTTTGTGTTTTGAATTGAAATTGATTGATATTGATTGATTTTGCTTTATATATaggatgttttttttgttaaatattttagtaatatataaataattttgttatatatatttaatttagaaatatgtaatttttttgttgtcattatttttataaaaaaagttattttgtagaattcccatttattttattcctatatttttttaaaataaagtaaatgagtatttaaacacatttgtttctgattacaaaaaaaaaacaaattaaaattaggtaattactattatatttaattaaataataaaaatgtatatctaTACCGGGTGCTGCATCTCATTACGCACCATAGGAAttacaatgcaaaaataaagaaatagaaattcctGCTTCCCTAATTGCTTTAGCTAAAAAGTTTATAGGACCTTTTTTGTagcaaattttgttataagaaggtatttttataaaacaacatATTTGAATCGTGGAGGCAAAATTGTCGAAAATGTTCTTTCCCTTTTCTGTTTTCATCACTTGTTTGCTAATTAAGAAACAAACATTACCTACCagtttaattgaaaatgatccaaatttgaacattaaaaaattttat is drawn from Anthonomus grandis grandis chromosome 1, icAntGran1.3, whole genome shotgun sequence and contains these coding sequences:
- the LOC126741290 gene encoding opioid-binding protein/cell adhesion molecule homolog isoform X2 → MECAIDKLSAFKVAWLRVDTQTILTIHNHVITKNHRIAVTHLEHKNWYLHIRDVKRSDMGWYMCQINTDPMKSQVGYLNVVVPPDILDYATSTDMVAREGTNVTIQCTATGSPMPIISWRREGGEPITLSNGKEVLNWEGPMLNITKVNRLHMGAYLCIASNGVPPSISKRIMLVVHFPPMIWIQNQLVGGREGEKIILECHSEAYPKSINYWTNVDGKIITQGSKFEPVIVDNMYKVYMKLTIKNVSHSDFGTYKCLAKNSLGDTDGAIKLYYLPTPSTVNPVTFKTERTTPRAIRGPNKTTDDTKELESKRINEVEKPALQKNIEIFDHTNQSDMSTLEVLSASSTATILSNHSNIISTLVIHFITKLLVTNIKL